From Stenotrophomonas maltophilia, a single genomic window includes:
- a CDS encoding dihydrolipoamide acetyltransferase family protein: MSQTKNFNLPDLGEGLPDATIVEWFVKEGDVIKLDEPLVSMETAKAVVEVPSPFSGKVLKLSGAAGDIIPTGSVLASFELDPNLPQRADGQDTGHSHGHAAPAAAPTPPPLPAAAAPVATEAAKPAAAERDDAGTVVGAMQSSNAVHAEQALAVGGVKAVPAVRATARKLGVDLSRVRATGADGAVTMADVKQAAANGSAKLGAAPAPVAAAAYAAPAPAQVSAPVQSEARTPLSAAGKPMRTQPPGVVAKGQPEPLKGVRRNMARVMADAHSKVVPTTLNDDADIHAWLPGNDVTARLVRSIVVAAQKVPAMNAWFDGEALTRTLHAQVDIGIAVDTDDGLFVPALRNADMLDARGIREGVNRLREQVESRSIAASELSGYTISLSNFGMFAGRYATPVVVPPCVAIVGAGRARHQMTPVMGGVEAHKVIPLSVTFDHRAATGGEAARFLRAMMDDLALAS, encoded by the coding sequence ATGAGCCAGACCAAGAACTTCAACCTGCCCGACCTGGGCGAAGGCCTGCCGGACGCCACCATCGTCGAGTGGTTCGTCAAGGAAGGCGATGTGATCAAGCTGGACGAGCCGCTGGTCTCGATGGAGACCGCCAAGGCCGTCGTCGAAGTGCCCTCGCCGTTCTCCGGCAAGGTGCTGAAGCTGTCCGGCGCCGCCGGCGACATCATCCCGACCGGTTCGGTGCTGGCCAGCTTCGAGCTGGACCCGAACCTGCCGCAGCGTGCCGATGGCCAGGACACCGGCCACAGCCACGGCCACGCCGCGCCTGCCGCCGCACCGACGCCGCCGCCGCTGCCGGCCGCTGCCGCACCGGTGGCCACCGAAGCCGCCAAGCCCGCCGCCGCCGAGCGTGATGACGCCGGTACCGTGGTCGGTGCGATGCAGAGCTCCAACGCCGTGCACGCCGAGCAGGCGCTGGCCGTCGGTGGCGTCAAGGCCGTTCCGGCCGTGCGTGCCACCGCGCGCAAGCTGGGCGTGGACCTGTCCCGCGTGCGTGCCACCGGCGCCGATGGCGCGGTGACCATGGCCGACGTCAAGCAGGCCGCCGCCAATGGCAGTGCCAAACTCGGCGCCGCGCCGGCACCGGTTGCCGCGGCTGCCTATGCCGCGCCGGCCCCGGCGCAGGTGTCGGCCCCGGTGCAGAGCGAAGCGCGCACCCCGCTGTCTGCCGCCGGCAAGCCGATGCGCACCCAGCCGCCGGGCGTGGTGGCCAAGGGCCAGCCGGAACCGCTGAAGGGCGTGCGCCGCAACATGGCCCGCGTGATGGCCGATGCGCACAGCAAGGTCGTGCCGACCACGCTGAACGACGACGCGGACATCCACGCCTGGCTGCCGGGCAACGACGTCACCGCGCGCCTGGTGCGCTCGATCGTGGTGGCCGCGCAGAAGGTGCCGGCGATGAACGCCTGGTTCGACGGTGAAGCGCTGACCCGCACCCTGCACGCGCAGGTGGACATCGGCATTGCCGTGGACACCGACGACGGCCTGTTCGTGCCGGCGCTGCGCAATGCCGACATGCTCGATGCACGTGGCATCCGCGAAGGCGTCAACCGCCTGCGCGAGCAGGTGGAATCGCGTTCGATCGCCGCCTCGGAACTGAGCGGCTACACCATCTCGCTGTCCAACTTCGGCATGTTCGCCGGCCGCTACGCGACCCCGGTCGTGGTGCCGCCGTGCGTGGCCATCGTCGGTGCCGGCCGCGCCCGCCACCAGATGACCCCGGTGATGGGCGGCGTGGAAGCGCACAAGGTGATCCCGCTGTCGGTCACCTTCGACCACCGCGCGGCCACCGGTGGTGAAGCGGCCCGCTTCCTGCGCGCGATGATGGACGACCTGGCGCTGGCCAGCTGA
- a CDS encoding NAD-dependent dehydratase has translation MRVMLLGATGLVGGLALPMLLDDPRCRAVVAPTRRALTLAHPKLYAPVLEFDALPEAPDWAQVDAVICALGSTMAQAGSREAFHRIDHDYPLAFAQLARGQGARAFVLNSAAGANAGSAIFYNRVKGELERDLRALEFASLTLVRPGLIGGQRQQVRRGEHFALQVLGVLGPLLPRAWRINPAERIARALVDAALAPPPGEHVVASSVLVG, from the coding sequence ATGCGCGTGATGCTGCTGGGGGCAACCGGCCTGGTCGGTGGGCTGGCCCTGCCGATGCTGCTGGACGACCCGCGCTGCCGTGCCGTGGTGGCCCCGACCCGGCGGGCGCTGACCCTGGCCCACCCGAAGCTGTACGCCCCGGTGCTGGAGTTCGACGCCCTGCCGGAGGCGCCCGACTGGGCGCAGGTGGATGCGGTGATCTGCGCGCTGGGCAGCACGATGGCCCAGGCGGGGAGCCGTGAGGCCTTCCATCGCATCGACCATGACTACCCGCTGGCGTTTGCGCAGCTGGCCCGCGGCCAGGGCGCGCGTGCTTTCGTACTGAATTCGGCAGCGGGGGCCAATGCAGGCTCCGCGATTTTCTACAACCGGGTGAAGGGTGAGCTGGAGCGCGACCTGCGCGCGCTCGAGTTTGCGTCGCTCACCCTGGTGCGGCCCGGCCTGATTGGCGGGCAGCGGCAGCAGGTGCGCCGTGGCGAACACTTCGCCCTGCAGGTGCTGGGCGTGTTGGGACCGTTGCTGCCGCGGGCGTGGCGGATCAATCCTGCCGAACGGATTGCCAGGGCGCTGGTGGATGCCGCGCTGGCTCCGCCCCCCGGCGAGCACGTGGTGGCATCCAGCGTACTGGTCGGCTGA
- a CDS encoding phosphoglycerol transferase I: MLWILLLSLLLLCWLFLASDKWVWWKAGAFSLLLLALSAWWLIDKLSGDGLNAATLYHLGADMEGAGVADFKGYIAGFIVLALVSLLPLIATRVKRWRRPGHGAAWFAGFAAVWVATIMISPLARDGQRLYQQLRPVDFARIAPEYQVPTQPLQRPRNIVWIYGESLERTYLDENVFPGLMPNLNRLASESLDVRGLASAEGSGWTIAGLVSSMCGVPLTTSQGDENSMDRMGSFLPKAVCLGDYLKQQGYTNHYLGGANGQFAGKGQFLANHGFDEVHDLAWFKQQKKIGRIHYSAWGVHDDVLLDTAYQRFEQLSRAGSPFMLTTLTMDTHHPAGHLPVSCKGERYQSQYGNINMLNALKCSDRLISQLVQRIQASPYGKDTLIVIASDHLAMPNDLTHILTRQKRENLLLFLGDGVAPRQLAVEDGSTLDSGATLLSLLDPKLQTMGFGRSLLDEKRAPSASVAARREGGRDYPQYLAFARSLWLGEPTRELKIDGDDQVVVGLQHVQPPVLLEYDKDWGLKSVYLENTSRQFDDANPDNTLAYVDRCTAFEDGSADGDWCALLVNRDNGIKLYRDNDLRGGIAVDAPLDAFQGPRPSVRQAHMITQKGRRTRAGQYMLQLVASTRPDRGFWIEAVSSQRKVVLAQQWVQPDANGKINVSFGLDHEVDDLEIRAWLNHAEKLAVDTFALVPSRSRPRG; encoded by the coding sequence ATGCTCTGGATACTGCTGCTGTCGTTGTTGCTGCTGTGCTGGTTGTTCCTCGCGTCCGACAAGTGGGTGTGGTGGAAGGCCGGTGCGTTCTCGCTGCTGCTGCTTGCACTCAGTGCGTGGTGGTTGATCGACAAGCTGTCCGGTGATGGGCTCAATGCCGCCACCCTGTACCACCTGGGCGCCGACATGGAAGGCGCTGGCGTCGCCGACTTCAAGGGCTATATCGCCGGTTTCATCGTGCTGGCGCTGGTCTCGCTGCTGCCGCTGATTGCCACGCGGGTGAAGCGCTGGCGCCGGCCCGGCCACGGTGCTGCCTGGTTTGCAGGCTTCGCGGCAGTGTGGGTGGCCACGATCATGATCAGCCCGCTGGCGCGCGACGGCCAGCGCCTGTACCAGCAGTTGCGCCCGGTCGATTTCGCCCGCATCGCACCCGAATACCAGGTGCCGACGCAGCCATTGCAGCGCCCGCGCAACATCGTCTGGATCTACGGCGAAAGCCTGGAGCGCACCTACCTGGACGAGAACGTGTTTCCGGGCCTGATGCCCAACCTCAACCGCCTGGCGTCCGAGTCGCTGGACGTGCGTGGGCTGGCCTCGGCCGAGGGCAGCGGCTGGACCATCGCCGGCCTGGTGTCGTCGATGTGCGGCGTGCCGCTGACCACCTCGCAGGGCGACGAGAACAGCATGGACCGCATGGGCAGCTTCCTGCCCAAGGCCGTGTGCCTGGGCGACTACCTGAAGCAGCAGGGCTACACCAATCATTACCTGGGCGGCGCCAACGGCCAGTTCGCCGGCAAGGGCCAGTTCCTGGCCAACCACGGTTTCGATGAAGTGCACGACCTGGCGTGGTTCAAGCAGCAGAAGAAGATCGGCCGCATCCACTACTCGGCCTGGGGCGTGCACGACGACGTACTGCTGGACACCGCCTACCAGCGCTTCGAACAGCTCTCGCGTGCGGGCTCACCGTTCATGCTGACCACGCTTACGATGGACACCCATCATCCCGCCGGCCACCTGCCGGTGTCGTGCAAGGGCGAGCGGTACCAGAGCCAGTACGGCAACATCAACATGCTCAACGCGCTCAAGTGCAGCGACCGCCTGATCTCGCAGCTGGTGCAGCGCATCCAGGCCAGCCCGTACGGCAAGGACACGCTGATCGTGATCGCCTCCGACCACCTGGCGATGCCCAACGATCTGACCCACATCCTGACCCGGCAGAAGCGCGAGAACCTGCTGCTGTTCCTCGGCGATGGCGTGGCACCGCGCCAGCTGGCGGTGGAGGACGGTTCGACGCTCGATTCCGGCGCTACCCTGCTCAGCCTGCTCGACCCGAAGCTGCAGACCATGGGCTTCGGCCGTTCGCTGCTGGATGAGAAGCGCGCACCGAGTGCCAGCGTGGCCGCACGCCGCGAGGGGGGCCGGGACTATCCGCAATACCTCGCCTTCGCGCGTTCACTGTGGCTGGGCGAACCGACCCGCGAACTGAAGATCGATGGCGATGACCAGGTAGTGGTCGGCCTGCAGCACGTGCAGCCACCGGTGCTGCTGGAGTACGACAAGGACTGGGGCCTGAAGTCGGTGTATCTGGAAAACACCTCGCGCCAGTTCGATGACGCGAACCCGGACAACACCCTGGCCTACGTCGACCGCTGCACCGCGTTCGAGGACGGCTCGGCCGACGGCGACTGGTGCGCCCTGCTGGTCAACCGCGACAACGGCATCAAGCTCTACCGTGACAATGACCTGCGCGGCGGCATCGCGGTGGATGCACCACTGGACGCCTTCCAGGGCCCGCGCCCAAGCGTGCGCCAGGCGCACATGATCACCCAGAAGGGCCGCCGTACCCGCGCCGGCCAGTACATGCTGCAGCTGGTGGCGAGCACGCGCCCGGATCGCGGTTTCTGGATCGAGGCGGTGTCCTCGCAACGCAAGGTGGTATTGGCGCAGCAGTGGGTACAGCCTGATGCCAACGGCAAGATCAACGTGTCGTTCGGGCTGGACCACGAAGTGGATGATCTGGAGATCCGTGCGTGGTTGAACCATGCCGAGAAGCTGGCGGTGGATACGTTCGCACTGGTGCCCTCGCGCAGCCGCCCGCGGGGGTAG
- a CDS encoding lipocalin family protein: MTDHPPLKTVADLKLPRYLGTWYEIARLPMRHEPEGCTDVSAHYTLLDNGNVGVTNRCRMDGEIEEASGEACAVDNDSARLEVSFLPKGLRWLPFAKGDYWVIQIAPDYSVSLVGSPDRKYLWLLAREPRLDATVQDHYLAAARLQGFDLSELIQTPHTGHPTA, from the coding sequence ATGACCGACCACCCACCGCTGAAGACCGTCGCCGACCTCAAGCTGCCCCGCTACCTGGGCACCTGGTACGAGATCGCGCGCCTGCCGATGCGCCACGAGCCGGAAGGCTGCACCGACGTGTCGGCGCACTACACCCTGCTCGACAACGGCAACGTCGGCGTCACCAACCGCTGCCGCATGGACGGCGAGATCGAGGAAGCCAGCGGCGAGGCCTGTGCCGTCGACAACGACAGCGCGCGCCTGGAAGTGAGCTTCCTGCCCAAGGGCCTGCGCTGGCTGCCGTTCGCCAAGGGCGACTACTGGGTGATCCAGATCGCGCCGGACTACAGCGTGTCGCTGGTCGGCAGCCCGGATCGCAAGTACTTGTGGCTGCTGGCGCGCGAGCCGCGGCTGGACGCGACCGTGCAGGACCATTATCTGGCGGCGGCTCGCCTGCAGGGCTTCGATCTGTCCGAACTGATCCAGACCCCGCACACCGGCCACCCCACTGCCTGA
- a CDS encoding helix-turn-helix transcriptional regulator: MSRALRLTQLLQLLRRHRRPVAGQVLAEALGISLRTLYRDIETLREQGADLRGEAGIGYQLAPSDTLPPMSLPPAEIDALVLGLRWVAARTEPALAEAARDALARIAHVLPAARREALRDSGLRVGPSRTAAKVPAARLQAVREAVSAQQRLRFGYEDARGQRSERIVWPFALGYFDEVPMLAAWCESREDFRHFRLDRIRQVRALEDRYPVPRATLLRRWQKAQGITPDWLDRS, encoded by the coding sequence ATGTCGCGTGCGCTGCGCCTGACCCAGCTGCTGCAGCTGCTGCGCCGCCATCGGCGGCCGGTAGCCGGACAGGTGCTGGCCGAAGCGCTGGGCATCAGCCTGCGCACGCTGTACCGCGATATCGAGACCCTGCGCGAGCAGGGTGCCGACCTGCGCGGGGAAGCCGGCATCGGCTACCAGCTGGCGCCGAGCGATACCCTGCCGCCGATGAGCCTGCCACCGGCCGAGATCGATGCATTGGTACTGGGCCTGCGCTGGGTTGCGGCCCGTACCGAACCCGCGTTGGCCGAAGCCGCACGCGATGCATTGGCGCGCATCGCGCATGTGTTGCCTGCAGCACGGCGCGAGGCATTGCGTGACAGTGGCCTGCGCGTAGGCCCTTCGCGAACGGCGGCCAAAGTGCCGGCGGCGCGCCTGCAGGCCGTGCGCGAGGCGGTCAGTGCGCAGCAGCGCCTCAGGTTTGGTTATGAGGATGCGCGCGGCCAGCGCAGCGAACGCATTGTCTGGCCATTCGCGCTGGGCTACTTCGATGAAGTGCCGATGCTGGCGGCCTGGTGCGAGAGCCGCGAAGACTTCCGCCATTTCCGCCTGGACCGCATCCGCCAGGTGCGCGCGCTGGAGGACCGCTACCCCGTGCCGCGCGCGACCCTGCTGCGGCGGTGGCAGAAGGCGCAGGGCATCACCCCGGACTGGCTGGACCGTTCGTAG
- a CDS encoding DUF808 domain-containing protein, whose protein sequence is MAGASLFALLDDIASLLDDVSVLTKVAAKKTAGVLGDDLALNAQQVTGVNANRELPVVWAVAKGSLVNKVILVPAALAISALEAWLHSRGWNVPLIVPLMMIGGAFLCFEGVEKLAHRFLHSSDDDAERQAERRKALADAQVDMVAWEKDKVKGAIRTDFILSAEIIVLTLGVVATATFTNQLLTLAVVALAMTIFVYGLVAGIVKLDDVGLYLSRKGGAIAAFGRGLVASAPWLMKFLSVAGTIAMFLVGGGILVHNVPALHHAVQALGGEGQWGWLISAVGNMVVGIIAGAIVLAAVSGFQKLRGK, encoded by the coding sequence ATGGCCGGTGCCAGCCTGTTCGCCCTGCTCGACGATATCGCCTCCCTGCTTGACGATGTCTCGGTGCTGACCAAGGTCGCGGCGAAGAAAACCGCCGGCGTACTGGGCGACGACCTGGCGCTGAACGCGCAGCAGGTGACCGGGGTCAACGCCAACCGCGAGCTGCCGGTGGTGTGGGCGGTGGCCAAGGGCTCGCTGGTCAACAAGGTGATCCTGGTACCGGCTGCGCTGGCGATCAGTGCACTGGAGGCGTGGCTGCACAGCCGTGGCTGGAATGTGCCGTTGATCGTGCCGTTGATGATGATCGGTGGCGCCTTCCTGTGCTTTGAAGGCGTGGAGAAACTGGCACACCGCTTCCTGCACTCATCCGATGACGACGCCGAGCGCCAGGCCGAGCGGCGCAAGGCGCTGGCCGACGCACAGGTGGACATGGTGGCGTGGGAGAAGGACAAGGTGAAGGGCGCGATCCGCACCGACTTCATCCTCTCGGCCGAGATCATCGTGTTGACCCTGGGCGTGGTGGCCACCGCGACCTTCACCAACCAGCTGCTGACGCTGGCGGTGGTCGCACTGGCAATGACGATCTTCGTCTACGGACTGGTGGCGGGCATCGTCAAGCTCGATGACGTGGGCCTGTACCTGTCGCGCAAGGGCGGCGCAATTGCGGCGTTCGGTCGCGGCCTGGTCGCCTCTGCACCGTGGCTGATGAAGTTCCTGTCGGTGGCCGGCACCATCGCCATGTTCCTGGTCGGCGGCGGCATCCTGGTGCACAACGTGCCGGCACTGCATCACGCGGTGCAGGCACTGGGCGGCGAGGGCCAGTGGGGCTGGTTGATCAGTGCGGTCGGCAACATGGTGGTCGGCATCATCGCCGGTGCCATCGTGCTGGCTGCGGTGAGCGGCTTCCAGAAGCTGCGCGGGAAATAA
- a CDS encoding GGDEF domain-containing protein codes for MTDQPDHRPAPGTALGPPARVRAVVDDGLGDRVVLQGGGGVALQQLFAGADAPEPLLAAFANGMATLPGELGDMGDRLQSAQASADWPRYGRAMRQLIDKYIRTIEQHSPDGQPESLRLSEQLRLLLGGAVVALLQHDPDLREQAQALATRLRQWQPGTALEPIEQGVRELGHQVGVRAESWQEQQALLLELFALLLENVSELLDDRSWLQGQIAAVRQLLDGPLEAEAVERTRAELREVIYKQGLLRQGIDDSKAAMRGLMGEFIERMDGMAASTGEYHDRIGSYALQLREARSIADLNQLLQDVMRDTGKVQQQAAQARDHLANARQEVELAEQRIAQLEQELRAAGDLARIDPLTQALNRRGLEELLQRELARAARNNSPLGVAMIDLDDFHQTNDAHGHAGGDALLQHLVSVCKLLLRATDGIARLGGDEFVLVLPETQGADSMATVQRLQRSLAHRVLTVQDRRVPVHFSAGLAQWQPGDDAEALLRRADDALYAAKRQGKNRVQAG; via the coding sequence ATGACGGACCAGCCCGACCACCGCCCCGCCCCCGGTACTGCCCTTGGGCCGCCGGCACGCGTGCGCGCGGTGGTGGATGACGGGCTGGGCGACCGCGTGGTGCTGCAGGGCGGCGGCGGCGTGGCCCTGCAGCAGCTGTTTGCCGGCGCCGATGCACCAGAACCGCTGCTGGCCGCGTTCGCCAACGGCATGGCTACCCTGCCCGGCGAGCTGGGCGACATGGGCGACCGCCTGCAATCGGCGCAGGCCAGTGCTGATTGGCCGCGCTACGGGCGTGCGATGCGGCAGTTGATCGACAAGTACATCCGCACCATCGAGCAGCATTCACCGGACGGGCAACCCGAAAGCCTGCGCTTGTCCGAGCAGCTGCGGCTGCTGCTGGGCGGCGCAGTGGTCGCGCTGCTGCAGCATGACCCGGACCTGCGCGAGCAGGCGCAGGCGCTGGCCACGCGCCTGCGGCAGTGGCAGCCCGGCACGGCCCTGGAACCGATCGAACAAGGCGTGCGCGAACTCGGCCACCAGGTCGGCGTGCGCGCGGAGAGCTGGCAGGAGCAGCAGGCGCTACTGCTGGAGCTGTTCGCGCTGCTGCTGGAGAACGTGAGCGAACTGCTGGACGACCGCAGCTGGCTGCAGGGCCAGATCGCTGCGGTGCGCCAGCTGCTGGACGGGCCGCTGGAAGCCGAAGCGGTGGAGCGCACCCGCGCCGAGCTGCGCGAAGTGATCTACAAGCAGGGCCTGCTGCGCCAGGGCATCGATGATTCAAAGGCAGCGATGCGCGGGCTGATGGGCGAGTTCATCGAGCGCATGGATGGCATGGCCGCCAGCACCGGCGAGTACCACGATCGCATCGGCAGCTACGCGTTGCAGCTGCGCGAAGCGCGCAGCATCGCCGACCTCAACCAGCTGCTGCAGGACGTGATGCGCGACACCGGCAAGGTGCAGCAGCAAGCGGCACAGGCGCGCGACCATCTGGCCAATGCGCGTCAGGAAGTGGAGCTTGCCGAGCAACGCATCGCCCAGCTGGAGCAGGAACTGCGCGCTGCCGGCGATCTGGCCCGCATCGATCCACTGACCCAGGCATTGAACCGCCGCGGGCTGGAAGAGCTGCTGCAACGCGAGCTGGCGCGTGCCGCGCGCAACAACTCGCCGCTGGGTGTGGCGATGATCGATCTGGACGACTTCCACCAGACCAACGACGCGCACGGCCATGCCGGTGGCGATGCGCTGCTGCAGCACCTGGTGTCCGTATGCAAACTGCTGCTGCGCGCCACCGATGGCATCGCGCGCCTGGGCGGAGACGAGTTCGTGCTGGTGCTGCCCGAAACCCAGGGCGCTGACAGCATGGCCACCGTGCAGCGCCTGCAGCGCTCGCTGGCGCACCGCGTGCTGACGGTGCAGGATCGGCGCGTGCCGGTGCATTTCAGTGCGGGGTTGGCCCAATGGCAGCCCGGCGACGACGCCGAGGCGCTGCTGCGGCGCGCCGATGATGCCCTGTACGCGGCCAAGCGACAGGGCAAGAACCGGGTGCAGGCGGGATAA
- a CDS encoding DUF3772 domain-containing protein yields the protein MAGVSSFLRSIRARGPWLALLLCSVFLLSAPVLAQDEDPTPKQQLADIDSSLKEIDRKRGDAEAIETLAMLSENASQARRDAEALEKSLQPQLDRLNEQLAQLGMPAEGATEPPELATQRRTLNKQRDGLAASVAQAKTSAVRAQQLATDIDQQRAAQRTEELGKKVASPLSPALWSKVAERLPIDIARVAPLAEQGRDAFVAGIRANGWGTPLLGLVAALVMMFPLRLWLRRLGRQFAASDRAPDGRLRRSGLAMWLLLVGTLLPGYAVVVFIASLNAIGAIAPRLQNVADGVQQATFAAAFIAALSACLLVPSRPSWRLLNLDDTAALKLRKYAWGAAALAWLSTVLVAIDQATRTSDVTTVALDGVIALTYLGLIMAMLVTLARLHRRQTAEAEAKLEAQAEGVGASTPVRRSSWLVLARVAGNIAVVAAIIATLLGYLNFAKFVNQQLIGGSIVVLAATLLFKFVDDLSTWMLNADSKVGQTILLSTGLSVSRLEQAGVLLSAALRTIVVLLALLALVAPFGNIGAVVERFASLLTTGIPLGGTTLKPMGIVLAVLVLLAGLAITQLVQRWLTDTYLPKTELDLGARNSVSTVARYVGIIIAVIWALSAMGLQLSKLALLVSALSVGIGFGLQVITQNFVSGLILLAERPVKIGDWVKLGDQEGDIRRISLRSTEIQVGDKSTLIVPNSELVTKTVRNMTMGNNQGRIQIQFAVPPSTDVGNLRQALLDAYTAHTNVLKQPAPTVYIDSIAGGQITINSFAYVASPRQVYATRSDLYFSLLQILAERNIPLSTPTDIHITRDPQE from the coding sequence GTGGCTGGCGTGTCTTCTTTCCTGCGATCGATCCGTGCACGGGGCCCCTGGCTGGCCCTGCTGCTGTGCAGCGTCTTCCTGCTGTCCGCGCCGGTGCTGGCGCAGGACGAGGACCCCACGCCGAAGCAGCAGCTGGCGGATATCGACTCCAGCCTGAAGGAGATCGACCGCAAGCGTGGCGATGCGGAAGCCATCGAAACGCTGGCGATGCTGTCCGAGAATGCCTCGCAGGCACGGCGCGATGCCGAGGCGCTGGAGAAGTCGCTGCAGCCGCAGCTGGACCGCCTCAACGAACAGCTGGCGCAGCTGGGCATGCCTGCAGAAGGGGCCACCGAGCCGCCGGAGCTGGCGACGCAACGGCGCACCCTCAACAAGCAGCGCGACGGACTGGCCGCATCGGTGGCCCAGGCGAAGACCAGTGCCGTGCGCGCCCAGCAGCTGGCGACCGACATCGACCAGCAACGCGCCGCACAACGCACCGAGGAGCTGGGGAAGAAGGTCGCCTCGCCGCTGTCGCCTGCGCTGTGGAGCAAGGTGGCCGAGCGCCTGCCGATCGATATCGCACGGGTTGCGCCGTTGGCCGAGCAGGGACGCGATGCGTTCGTCGCCGGTATCCGCGCCAATGGTTGGGGCACGCCGTTGCTGGGCCTGGTGGCCGCGCTGGTGATGATGTTCCCGCTGCGGTTGTGGCTACGCCGCCTGGGGAGGCAGTTCGCTGCGTCCGACCGTGCGCCCGATGGCCGTCTGCGCCGTTCCGGCCTGGCCATGTGGTTGTTGCTGGTGGGCACGCTGCTGCCCGGCTATGCGGTAGTGGTGTTCATCGCCTCGCTCAACGCCATCGGTGCGATTGCGCCGCGCCTGCAGAACGTGGCCGACGGCGTGCAGCAGGCCACCTTCGCCGCCGCGTTCATCGCCGCGCTCAGTGCCTGCCTGCTGGTGCCGTCGCGGCCCTCGTGGCGGTTGCTGAACCTGGATGACACCGCCGCGCTGAAGCTGCGCAAGTACGCCTGGGGCGCGGCGGCGCTGGCCTGGCTGAGCACGGTGCTGGTCGCCATCGACCAGGCCACGCGCACCAGCGATGTCACCACGGTGGCGCTGGACGGTGTGATCGCGCTGACCTACCTGGGCCTGATCATGGCCATGCTGGTGACGCTGGCACGCCTGCATCGGCGGCAGACCGCCGAGGCCGAAGCCAAACTGGAAGCGCAGGCCGAAGGTGTGGGCGCGAGCACGCCGGTGCGGCGCAGCAGCTGGCTGGTGCTGGCACGCGTGGCAGGCAACATCGCGGTGGTGGCGGCCATCATCGCCACGTTGCTGGGCTATCTGAATTTCGCCAAGTTCGTGAACCAACAGCTGATCGGCGGCAGCATCGTGGTGCTGGCGGCGACGCTGCTGTTCAAGTTCGTTGATGACCTGAGCACCTGGATGCTCAATGCCGACAGCAAGGTCGGCCAGACCATCCTGCTCAGCACCGGCCTGAGCGTGTCGCGGCTTGAGCAGGCCGGCGTGCTGCTGTCGGCGGCGCTGCGCACGATTGTCGTGCTGCTGGCATTGCTGGCGCTGGTGGCGCCGTTCGGAAACATCGGCGCAGTGGTGGAGCGGTTCGCTTCGTTGCTCACGACCGGCATTCCGCTGGGCGGAACCACGTTGAAGCCGATGGGGATCGTGCTGGCGGTGCTGGTGCTGCTGGCCGGCCTGGCAATCACCCAGCTGGTGCAGCGCTGGCTGACCGACACCTACCTGCCCAAGACCGAGTTGGACCTGGGCGCACGCAACTCGGTCAGTACCGTCGCCCGTTACGTGGGCATCATCATCGCGGTGATCTGGGCGCTGTCGGCCATGGGCCTCCAGCTGAGCAAGCTGGCGTTGCTGGTCAGCGCGCTGTCGGTAGGTATCGGCTTCGGCCTGCAGGTGATCACCCAGAACTTCGTGTCCGGCCTGATCCTGCTGGCCGAGCGCCCGGTGAAGATCGGCGACTGGGTGAAGCTGGGCGACCAGGAAGGCGACATCCGCCGCATCAGCCTGCGCTCGACCGAGATCCAGGTGGGCGACAAGTCGACGTTGATCGTGCCCAACTCCGAGCTGGTCACCAAGACCGTGCGCAACATGACGATGGGCAACAACCAGGGCCGCATCCAGATCCAGTTCGCGGTGCCGCCCAGCACCGATGTCGGCAATCTGCGCCAGGCGCTGCTGGATGCGTACACCGCGCATACCAACGTGCTGAAGCAGCCGGCACCGACGGTCTACATCGACAGCATTGCCGGTGGCCAGATCACCATCAACAGCTTTGCGTACGTGGCCAGCCCGCGGCAGGTGTACGCCACCCGCAGCGATCTGTACTTCAGCCTGCTGCAGATCCTGGCGGAGCGGAACATTCCGCTGTCGACCCCGACCGACATCCACATCACCCGCGATCCACAGGAGTAG
- a CDS encoding VOC family protein, which yields MFTPSTLLQYVRDVATSATFYSGILGKPPVEQSPGFALFLLGDGAALGLWQRDDVQPPVSAQAGAAELAMVVANPETVQQMHDAWRALGVQILQAPVTLEFGHTFVGADPDGHRLRVYSRAEGMVARD from the coding sequence ATGTTCACGCCCAGCACCCTGCTGCAGTACGTGCGCGACGTCGCCACCAGCGCAACTTTCTACAGCGGCATTCTCGGCAAACCACCGGTCGAACAGTCGCCCGGCTTCGCCCTGTTCCTGCTCGGCGATGGCGCCGCACTCGGCCTGTGGCAGCGCGATGACGTGCAGCCCCCCGTGTCTGCACAGGCCGGTGCCGCCGAACTGGCGATGGTGGTGGCCAACCCGGAGACCGTGCAGCAGATGCACGATGCGTGGCGCGCGCTCGGCGTGCAGATCCTGCAGGCGCCGGTGACACTGGAATTCGGCCACACCTTCGTCGGCGCCGATCCTGATGGCCACCGCCTGCGTGTCTACAGCCGCGCCGAGGGCATGGTCGCGCGCGATTGA